The nucleotide sequence CCTGCCTTAACCGGCGACGGCATCGGCCGACTCTGCCTCGGGCGACGATGGTTGCGGGCGCGGCGGCCGGCCTTGCGGCAATGGTTGCGTTCGGCGGCGGCGATTGGATCTGCGACGACGTGCCATTTGACCTCGGAATCGGCGGCGtcggcatggagggcctggtggacGGGTAGGCGCCATGAGTGGTCTGGCCCCCGAACAGATCTGATCTCGCCGATGCGGCTTGCTTGCTGCGCGACGACTTATATCGGTGGCGACCCGTGCACACGATGCTTGATGGAGGTTTGTCGAGCGGATCAGGGTGAAACCCTCGTTCTTAGCTTGTTGCCAAGACCAGCGACGGCGGCACTCTtttgtgtcattaccttcttgaaggcatcggcCGTGGAGAAGCTCCAGATCTCTATCTGCTACCTTCGggagaaaccctagatcagtagatcggatgacggcggcgctctggtgtcgtccccccccccccccccctgggggcatcattcttggaggtgtacacgggctcgagggacaagtggacggcttctttggtggagcggtgcttcatcttacacattgatggcggcggatctcggTGGCGTGGCATAGTGGAGACTCGACGTCTGATGCGTAGAGATGGACTCGCACAGGAGGAGAatgttgtctggcgtcatggtggcgtcgacggcagagaggcctggcaaggtcggtgccTTAGTTTTTTGctttgaagatggattggtggaagacgatggcgacgacaCATGAGAGCACGCCGGATCAGTTTGTACCCGAAACCTAGTATGTGACTTGATGGGGCCTCCGACTTTAGACGATGTTAGGCTTTGATGTGATGTATGTTTGGTATTAGACTCGGACTATCGGCACTCCTTTATCAAGTGGCCAGGAGTCGCAACAATTGTTGCTAAGATGATGACTTCCAATTACCCGTTGTACTATTTTCTGATGTCTTTATGAATAAGTGACTGTATGCATCGTCCAAATGTAGAGACCGGGATAATACTCGTTCTCTAAGAAAAGCGCTTGTGAGCTCTTTACTCACGAGAACCACCTCTAGATGGTACATCGGTTCTATAAAAATCCTCTAAATACAGGGCCGCATTGTTGACGGCTTTGTAGGAAACCGGATCGCGGCCCTTAATATATTGtggtatagtactccctccggtcattTTTAGCCTGCATATAAATTTTGTTCGAGTAAAAATGTCTCGACTTTGATCAAACTTATAAAAAAAATATCAACACAATACCAAATCAACATTTTTAGATTCATTACAGAATGTAGTTTCGTATATATATCTGGTGTTGTTGATGTTAAtacttttttatataaatttgattaaattttgttgagtttgataaCTATAATACGCGGAGTAAAATGGACCGGAGGATACACAGTACACTACATAGATCACCACTTCGCTCATGTGGCCGGCTGCTAACACTTTTGTCCTGCCATTATACTAAGATATCAGGCTGCGGATCGACGAAAAGTCATCTAATCGAAGTAAGCACACGATATGATGTTGCATGTTCGATGAACGTGGCACGCGGCAAAAGCCCATCGAGCTCACATGCCCTAAATAAAAACTGTAAAAACTCTAGCAGCCGACGACCTTTCTCGTCGATTGACCCCAGAATCGGTCTATAAAAGGACGGCACATCGCGCCTTATCCGGCAGCAAACACCAAACCATGTCGGCACCGAGAGCTCCTCCGAGTCTAGGtctagccacggcggcgacggCTATTCTGGCCGTCCTGGCCGCGGCGCTCGCCACGACCGCTCGTGCCCAGACCTGCGGCTCACAGGCTGGCGGCGCGAGGTGCCCCAACTGCCTCTGCTGCAGCCGTTTCGGGTTCTGCGGCAGCGGCTCTGACTGGTGCGGAGCCGGCTGCCAGAGCCAGTGCAGCGGCTGCCCCGCTCCCGGCGGCCAGGGCGTGGCGTCCATCGTGCCCAGGGACCTCTTCGAGCGGCTCCTCCTCCACCGCAACGACGCGGCGTGCCTGGCCCGCGGGTTCTACACCTACGATGCGTTCCTCGCCGCGGCCGCCGCGTTCCCGGCCTTCGCCGGCACGTCCGAGGGGCTGAGCGTCGAGACGCGGAAGCGTGAGGTGGCCGCCTTCTTGGGCCAGACCTCCCACGAGACCACCGGCGGGTGGCCGTCCGCGCCCGACGGCCCCTTCTCGTGGGGCTACTGCTTCAAGCAGGAGCGCGACCCGCCGTCCGACTACTGCCAGCCGAGGCCGGAGTGGCCGTGCGCGCCCGGCAGGCGGTACTACGGCCGCGGCCCCATGCAGCTCTCCTTCAACT is from Triticum aestivum cultivar Chinese Spring chromosome 1B, IWGSC CS RefSeq v2.1, whole genome shotgun sequence and encodes:
- the LOC123132005 gene encoding chitinase 2-like is translated as MSAPRAPPSLGLATAATAILAVLAAALATTARAQTCGSQAGGARCPNCLCCSRFGFCGSGSDWCGAGCQSQCSGCPAPGGQGVASIVPRDLFERLLLHRNDAACLARGFYTYDAFLAAAAAFPAFAGTSEGLSVETRKREVAAFLGQTSHETTGGWPSAPDGPFSWGYCFKQERDPPSDYCQPRPEWPCAPGRRYYGRGPMQLSFNYNYGPAGRAIGVDLLNNPDLVAADPVVAFKTALWFWMTPQANKPSSHAVITGRWTPTGADNAAGRVPGYGVITNIINGGLECGRGQDPRVVDRIGFYKRYCDVLGVGYGSNLDCNSQRPFTSGASAGLAAQ